In the Clostridium gelidum genome, AAATAATGGCAGTAGAAAAAACAATGGATAAGATTGTAGCACTTTGCAAAAATAGAGGATTTGTATTCCCTGGCTCAGACATATACGGAGGGCTAGCTAATTCATGGGATTATGGCCCTTTGGGTGTAGAATTTAAAAATAATGTAAAAAAGGCATGGTGGAAGAAGTTTGTTCAAGAAAGTCCTTATAACGTTGGATTAGATTCTGCAATTTTAATGAATAGTCAAGTTTGGGTTGCATCAGGACACGTTGGTGGATTTTCAGATCCATTAATGGATTGTAAAGAATGTAAGGCAAGATTTAGAGCTGATAAGATAGTTGAAGATCATATGACAGAAAATGGTGCAGAAGTAGCTAGCGCTGATGGATGGACTAATGAACAATTAAAAGAATATATTGAAAGTAATAATATAGCTTGTCCTAAATGCGGAAAGATGAACTATACAGATATAAGAAAGTTTAATCTTATGTATAAGACTTTTCAAGGTGTTACTGAAGATAGTAAGTCAGAAATCTATTTAAGACCGGAAACAGCACAAGGTATATTTGTAAATTTTAAGGCAGTGCAAAGAACTTCAAGAAAAAAAGTGCCATTTGGTATAGCTCAAGTAGGTAAATCTTTTAGAAATGAAATTACTCCTGGAAATTTTATATTTAGAATAAGAGAATTTGAACAAATGGAGTTAGAATTCTTCTGCAAGCCAGGAACTGATTTGGAATGGCACAAATATTGGAAGGATTATTGCTGGAATTTCTTACTTAACTTAAGTATAAAGCCAGAAAGCTTAAGAATGAGAGATCATGGTGAAGAAGAATTATCATTTTATTCAAATGCAACTTCTGATATAGAATACTTATTCCCATTTGGATGGGGTGAACTTTGGGGTATAGCAGATAGAACTGACTATGATTTAACTAAACATCAAGAACATTCAGGGCAAGATTTAAGCTACTTAGATCAAACAACTAATGAAAAATATATACCATATGTTATAGAGCCATCCCTAGGTGCTGATAGAGTTACTTTAGCATTATTAGTTGAAGCTTATGATGAAGAGGAATTAGAAGATGGAGATGTTAGAACAGTAATGCACTTACATCCTACATTAGCTCCATTTAAAGCAGCTATATTACCTCTTTCTAAAAAGCTTTCAGAAAAAGCTTTAGATGTTTATTCAGAATTAAGCAAAAAATTCAATGTTGATTTTGATGAAACAGGAAGTATAGGGAAGAGATACAGAAGACAAGATGAAATAGGAACTCCTTATTGTATAACAATTGATTTTGATACAGTAGAAGATGGCGCAGTTACTATTAGAGATAGAGATACTATGAAACAAGAAAGAATTAAGATAAGTGAATTAGAAAGTTATATTCAAAAGAGTTTAGAGTTTTAATAAAATATAAAAATACAGCCTACTGATGATTTGTCAGTAGGCTGTTAACGTATTTAAGCTTATAGAAATCTTTATTTAAACACTTAAATTTACATATTCTTGTTTCTTTTTATGCTTTCCTAATAAAAAACCAAGATATGTATTGAAGAAATATATAACGCCATATTCAAATGATATAACCGTTATAAGTGCAATTATCGGATATGCATAACTATAGAATGTTGGAATATATGAATTGAATATTTTTGCCAAGGTCACATTATACACACTGATTAACATAATATGAGTGCCCATGACTATAAGTGAGTTTTTGCCGTAGTATTCTAAAGCTTTATTTTCATTTAGTTTCTTGCTAAGAAAGATAATAGCTAATGTTCCTATAATACTATTTATAGTATAGTAAACAGGATTATTGAATTTTAATTCAAATAAATCAACGGCGCCGTTAACATATGTTAAAAATATATTTACTAAAAATATAAATACAAGTTGTAAGTTGGATAGATTTATTTTAGTAATTATATTAAATAAATAATTACCTATTGTAATAAAGCCTATAGCTGTGCAACTTCTTAATAATGATAATAATAAAGTATCGGGTTGAGCTTTTATGAAAAATGGGATAATGAAGATTAATGTAGTAATAGAGATTTTAATTATAAAATTAGAAATATTTTCATTAATTAATTTAAATGATACTTCAGAAATAAAAATACATGGAAGAAACCATATTGCAGAACGTCCACATAATTTAAAGATATAAACAACATGATCAATGGCAAGTTGAAGTGTTAAATAATGTCCTCTCCATGCAACAGCCATTAAAAAGAAATAATTAATAATTGCAAACGATAAATATGGTAATAATAAACTGGGAATCTTTTTCATAATAAATTCTCTTAATGTACGTTTATTGTTAGTCAAATTTAACAAACAGCCTGATATTATAAAAAATAGAGGCATATGGAAAGAATATAGCCATATTCTTATAATATTACTTTCATTAGAAACAATATGTCCAAATGCAACAAGCATTATAGATATTCCCTTAGCTATATCCAAGAAATTTAATCTTTTATTCATTTTTTAATACCTTCCTTAACTAATTAGATTATTTAAATTACAATTATACCATAAAAATATTAGCAAATAAGTAATAAAAAAATATTAACAATAAAAGGGGATATAATAAACAATCTAGTGCTAATATGGAATGAAAGTTTTTATAGTGCTATAATTAAAGCTAAGCAAAAATAGAGTATTTCTATAAATATAAATGATTTTAATATGGAGGATGGAAATGAGAAAAGACTTTAGAGAGTTTAAAAGGTTCATATTAGGGAAAAAGGTTGCAGTTGTTGGAATTGGCGTGAGTAATATTCCTTTAATCAACTTTTTATTAGACTTAGGTGCTACAGTAACAGCATTTGATAAGAAGACTAAAGAAGAACTTAAAGATGTGGCAACTGATTTTAATAATAAAGGTGTTAAATTAGAACTTGGAGCAGGATATTTAGATAATCTGAATGGATTTGATGTAGTATTTAAGACACCATCTATGAGAATTGATTGTGAATCATTAGTTAAGGTAAAAAAAGAAGGGGCATATATTACTTCTGAAATGGAGGAATTTGTAAGATATACTAAAGGAAAAGTATATGCAATAACAGGCAGTGATGGAAAGACAACAACTACAACAATTATTTCTAAGTTGTTAGAAGAACAAGGATATAAAACTTGGGTTGGAGGAAATATAGGAACTCCATTATTTTCACAAATAGAAAAAATAAATGAAAATGATAGAGTTGTATTGGAGCTATCTAGTTTTCAACTTATGACTATGAAAGAAGAAGTTGATATTGCTATATGTACAAATTTAGCGCCTAATCATTTAGATATGCATAAGGATATGGAAGAGTATATAGAAGCTAAGAAAAATATTTTTTTATACCAAGATTCGAAAGGACTATTGATAGTAAATAGAGAAAATGAAATTACTCATGACTTTAAAAAAGAAGCAAAGGGAATTGTAAAAGAATTTAGCTCTAATAGAGAGATATTAGATGGATCATATTATAAAGAGGGTGTACTTTATGTTGAAGGAAAGGAAGTATGCAAAAAGGATGATATAGTAATTAAGGGTATGCATAATGTTGAAAATTACCTTGCTGCATTTATAGCTACTAAAGATGATGTTTCTGTGGAAACTATGAAAAAGGTTGCGGAAACTTTCACAGGTGTTGAACATAGATGTGAACTTGTAAGAGAAATGGATGGCGTTAAATATTATAATGATTCAATAGCTTCAAGCCCAACAAGAACTTTAGCTGGACTTAAAGCATTTGATGAAAAAGTCATAGTTATTGCAGGCGGATATGATAAGAAGATACCTTTTGAACCATTAGCCTATGAAGGCTATCCTTATATAAAAGAATTAATTCTTATGGGTGCAACAAAAGACAAGATAAAGACTGTATTTGATAAGTTAGAAGAGGAAAAAGGAATTAAGACTAACATAAAAATGGCTAAATCATTAGAGGATGCTGTTAATATAGCTAAAGAGTCAGCTGAGGCAGGGGATATTATTACATTATCACCAGCGTGTGCATCATTCGATATGTATCCTAATTTTATGGTAAGAGGAAATAAATTTAAAGATATAGTAAATGCGTTATAATTATAGAGCTTATATATTAAAAAAGAAGGTTTGAAAATATTTTCAAACCTTCTTTTTAATATATAAGATTTAAACAGAAAATTTATTAAAGTAAATGTTATTCACATTTATGCTTGGACTATAAAAAATACCAGCAGAATTTAAATAATATTCATTTATTCCTTCAGAAATTTCAGGTTTAGTGGTTGCAGTTGAATTTTGAAGGTCTACTGATAATGAATATAAGTTGTTTGAATCATCTCCATTAATAAAGTATAAAGATTTATTGATGGTTTTTAATTGGAATCCATTCATAATATAAAGACGCTTACAATTCAATGTAGAAGGATCTATTAAATACAAGTTATTATTGTCATTAGAATTAAAGAAAAGTAATTGCCCTTCAAATACTACGAAACTATTAGCTGTATAATCAGTGAGTTTTTGTCTACT is a window encoding:
- a CDS encoding glycine--tRNA ligase yields the protein MAVEKTMDKIVALCKNRGFVFPGSDIYGGLANSWDYGPLGVEFKNNVKKAWWKKFVQESPYNVGLDSAILMNSQVWVASGHVGGFSDPLMDCKECKARFRADKIVEDHMTENGAEVASADGWTNEQLKEYIESNNIACPKCGKMNYTDIRKFNLMYKTFQGVTEDSKSEIYLRPETAQGIFVNFKAVQRTSRKKVPFGIAQVGKSFRNEITPGNFIFRIREFEQMELEFFCKPGTDLEWHKYWKDYCWNFLLNLSIKPESLRMRDHGEEELSFYSNATSDIEYLFPFGWGELWGIADRTDYDLTKHQEHSGQDLSYLDQTTNEKYIPYVIEPSLGADRVTLALLVEAYDEEELEDGDVRTVMHLHPTLAPFKAAILPLSKKLSEKALDVYSELSKKFNVDFDETGSIGKRYRRQDEIGTPYCITIDFDTVEDGAVTIRDRDTMKQERIKISELESYIQKSLEF
- a CDS encoding acyltransferase family protein; protein product: MNKRLNFLDIAKGISIMLVAFGHIVSNESNIIRIWLYSFHMPLFFIISGCLLNLTNNKRTLREFIMKKIPSLLLPYLSFAIINYFFLMAVAWRGHYLTLQLAIDHVVYIFKLCGRSAIWFLPCIFISEVSFKLINENISNFIIKISITTLIFIIPFFIKAQPDTLLLSLLRSCTAIGFITIGNYLFNIITKINLSNLQLVFIFLVNIFLTYVNGAVDLFELKFNNPVYYTINSIIGTLAIIFLSKKLNENKALEYYGKNSLIVMGTHIMLISVYNVTLAKIFNSYIPTFYSYAYPIIALITVISFEYGVIYFFNTYLGFLLGKHKKKQEYVNLSV
- the murD gene encoding UDP-N-acetylmuramoyl-L-alanine--D-glutamate ligase, which encodes MRKDFREFKRFILGKKVAVVGIGVSNIPLINFLLDLGATVTAFDKKTKEELKDVATDFNNKGVKLELGAGYLDNLNGFDVVFKTPSMRIDCESLVKVKKEGAYITSEMEEFVRYTKGKVYAITGSDGKTTTTTIISKLLEEQGYKTWVGGNIGTPLFSQIEKINENDRVVLELSSFQLMTMKEEVDIAICTNLAPNHLDMHKDMEEYIEAKKNIFLYQDSKGLLIVNRENEITHDFKKEAKGIVKEFSSNREILDGSYYKEGVLYVEGKEVCKKDDIVIKGMHNVENYLAAFIATKDDVSVETMKKVAETFTGVEHRCELVREMDGVKYYNDSIASSPTRTLAGLKAFDEKVIVIAGGYDKKIPFEPLAYEGYPYIKELILMGATKDKIKTVFDKLEEEKGIKTNIKMAKSLEDAVNIAKESAEAGDIITLSPACASFDMYPNFMVRGNKFKDIVNAL